A window of Terriglobales bacterium genomic DNA:
CGGACGACGCCGCAGCTCTGTACAAGTCCAAGTGTGCGAGTTGTCACGGTGCTGACGGCAAGGCCAGCGCCATCGGCAAGAAGATGGGCGCCAAGGACCTGCAAGACCCGGAGCTCAAAAAGGCCACCGAGGCCGAGTGGATTGACATCACCACCAAGGGCAAGGCGAAGATGCCCGCGTACGACAAGAAGCTGACGGCCGACCAGATCAAGGCGTTGGTCGCCTACATGAAAGAGCTGTCGAAAAAGTAACCTTGCGGTACGATAACAATACAGCCCCCGTCCCCGCGTGGGACGGGGTTGATTTGAGGAGGATCTT
This region includes:
- a CDS encoding cytochrome c, which translates into the protein MRKMAVILALTVAVLMLAPAALADDAAALYKSKCASCHGADGKASAIGKKMGAKDLQDPELKKATEAEWIDITTKGKAKMPAYDKKLTADQIKALVAYMKELSKK